The Rosa rugosa chromosome 1, drRosRugo1.1, whole genome shotgun sequence genomic sequence aattacaacAAGAGTTCAAacaaccacgtggtgtggtgtgttggtcgagctgcctagtctggaacccccaggtctagaaTTCGAATCctagctccatcccgtggccagcagatttgagggacatGGGTTAGTTAAAACACTCAATGGTTCGTGCGACTGtggtgcagtgattagtctgtctatgctgggatacactgcatgggtgtgtgttggttctattgacgtcttccactcaaaaaaacaaaaaaaacaagagtTCAAACACAATAGCTTATAGGGCAACCTGaccctaaaaaaaaatgctCTACAAACAATCGAATTAATATAAGCCTCCCAAGATCTTCCATTTGAATAAAAATGACCGAGGTTTACTAAGACATCCGCCAtgaaatttgtttttttatgcttgaacgCAATAGAGTTATTGAATAACTTTGTAATGTATGTTCTGTCGTGCACGATCTTTAGTTAATCTCTAGGGTATGCTAAGAGATTAACTAAAGATTGTTAATCTCTAAGTAATAATAAAATTAGGTTATGTTACAATATGAATGAATTAATTTTGACTCCATGAAATCACcataaataaaatgaagaacTTCTCATTTCAAAAGGTGTTCAACATCTATTATACTAAGgcaaaaaatcacaaatagtcactgagttatgactcattcgatacttaactcactgtattttcaacaatatcacttaacttaCTCACTTTTACATTtatctttcacttaactcactgccgttaattctaccgttagaAGTCGTTAAAATTGATggtatatttgtcaaaacgcttaaaaatacatttttaacttaaaaaaaaatactaaacttatcaaatttttaattttttttttaatttctggaatttctaataaaaaaggattttattttaatttaaatataatttgaaaaaaaatataccctcaatttttaaagttagaaatgcatttttttagtgtttagactaatataccctcaattttaatggtttttaacggtagaattaacgacagtgagttaagtgaaagacagatgtaaaagtgagtgagttaagtgtcgaatgggTCATAACTCAGTAACTATTTGTGATATTTTCCCTTATACTAAATTACTGagacacccaaaaaaaaaagtctttggCTCTCTCtaacggtgcgtttggatgagaaaattatgaaatccataggaatttataaatgatggaatatttaactccatcaatctaaaattccattaattgcaatttccattaagatttgaaatgtgtaataaattaagaaagtttaaaacaaataaaaaaatcaaatagaaaaaagcattgttttgaaaatgaaaattgaatactgcaaaggaattcgtaaatgacacctattttggtggaaattgaagtggggaatttaaataatgaattccttcgtttttttccaagagaaatttaaaattttcaatctgataatgccagaTGAGAGAATTAGcttgtaggaattatgaaatcctcactttcaattaaattccatcatttttttccctcatccaaacacagtCTAAAACTTAGCCGCCTAGGCTATGGTTTTCCATTCCGGCGACCACCTCTGGTCTCTGCCCTAAGTGGAGATTGGTTCTCCATGCTCTGCAGTTATACTCCAGCTACTGCAGATGATCACCGAGAGGATCTGATCGAGATCAATGAAAGGCGGACTTGGAGTTCGGGTTTGCGAATCAGACTGAGGAGGGGGCGACTCAAGTCTCCTGTCGATCACAATGTTGTCTCTCAGTGGTACAGGCATGAAGGCCTGGCCGAAATTATGTGGACCGATTGGAAGGCCAGGCCGGTGAGGCTTGAAGTGCAGGTGGCACAGATTGAAATCCATTTTGACGGTAGTGGTCCGATCTGCTGGTGGGGCAGTGCTGAATGATCGACCATGGCAGAGTAGCGAGTCTAGGGCCCAAAGCGGAGCAAATCTAGCTAGGATCGAGCTCCGACCTGAGGGTGGTGCGACGGGCGGGGCAGCGGCTTTGAGGTCAGTTACCAGCGACGAGGAGGTGGGATAAGGGCTCCGGCCGGAGGTCTCGACGGCAACTGCGACCGTCTTGAAGGATGAGGGGCTGCCCTCTCTTTAATGGGGGTCCAAATCATATTGGGGGCCCAATGCAAGCTGGAAGCCCAAACTAgcctgggtgcccaaatcagtttggTGTCCTAGTTGATTTTGGACGGATAAGGGCATGGGCCCTAATAAGGTGACTAGGGTGCCCAAAGAGATTTGAAAGCCCAATGCAATTGGATGACCCAACTCAATTTGGAAGCTGAAGCCGACTGTGCTTTGGATGTCCAAAACAAATGGGGCTGCTTTTTGGAGGGCTTTCTCTCGACTGGATTCCTCTACCATGTGAGCTACTTTAAGACCCGAGCATTTCTGGTTTCATATTTGGGATCCAGGCAATTTAGGTCTTTCGTATTTGGTCTATTCACCATGTCTTAGTGCTATCATAGTTTATAAGATTGCTTTTTTAAATATGTGAGCACTGGATGTCTAATGAGTAGTCTATccctatgtaccaccgtggtaCCCTCACAACATTTTGTTTGTCTATTCAATGGCAGCGGAGGAGTATGTAATGACCATTATGGTTTGAGTAATGACAATCATTTATGGATTGAttcaaaatatattaaattACTAGGAAATACTTATACAATATAACAAGTATAAATGTGTGTTAAAGACATACCCACATTTTAAGTTGTGAGATTTTACGTCATACTATGGCACATTTACGTGAACTTTCCAACTCCTAGAAGCTAGTTCTGTTAAGGATTTAAAAAGTTTGTTAATTTCAGTTATGTAATTTAGAATATGTGTTTAGATTTTTATATGGACAATGTCTCCACTCATTGAGGCAAGATGTAAATACAGCCATTGGAAGTGCGAATAGTACattcttacaaaaaaaaaatcaacttgaTGTAGTatgtgttattttttttctttttgatcgaAAGTGAGGTTAACAAGCCACCTCGATTAACCTATTTTAGTTGAAATTTTAAAATGTTAATTGATTCTAATTATGTAATTCCAACTATATGTTGATGGATTtttgtatgacatttaattTTCTCAAATATCTTAAAAGACATTATAGTATTGTAAACATCCATTGGAAAATGAGATATTTGAGGTGTGAATATCAACTTGAGATGATATACCCAACCGTATTTCATTTTTATACAAAATGTTCACAAAATTGTTATTTGACAAAAGATTAGATGTGATTGGCAACAACATTGTGATTGTTTTATCCATTCAAAGTTTCATACACAAAAACTTCTAGGGCAACCCAACTTAAACGATAAAAAAGATGTGCTCTAGAAGCTAGCTACCGAATGATTAGTGACCTCTcgaaatcttttatttaaataaaatgaCTGAGATTTACTAAGACTTCCACCGTGAAATTTGCTTATCTTGAAGGCAATAGAGTTGAATGACTTTGCAATATCATGCACAATCTTCAGTTATCTCTATGGGATTAATCGATAGACAAGTTTGGAATATCATTCGACTAAGAGTAATGTTTGGTGAACCACCTTTTGGGGAACCACCTGGAGCCCACCTTAGGCCATCTCCATCCCAACTACATAAAGGGCTAAAAGCCTATTTTTTAGCCCTTTTGGTCTCCAACCCAAACAACTTAGGGCCAAAGTGTTAAAATTGAGGGCCAAAAGGCTAAAGAGAGGGGCAAATTTAGCCCTCAAATTAGCCCTTTAGCCCTTAGGGCCAAATGGATCAGAAATGGGAGGCCCACTTGTGGGTGCTGCGTGACATGTGCATGACTGCTGGTTGCTGACGTCATTTAactgtttggtttttttttttttacacataTAGCCGTTGGGATTTTTTTTATTCCATTTCGAAATCAActttattccatttcaaaatcagCTTTATTCTATTTCAAAATTAGCTTTATTCCATTTCGAAATCAGGTACAGATATTTTTgattatctaaaaaaaaaaaacatccggaaaaatattttttatcataaaaatgatttcaattactatagtaaaaatctgataaaaaataagaacatatatataacatatccaaaatgttaaaatatattttagggctataatttagccttgacggATTGGAGATGATTAATGTCACATCGATGAACAATACAtaatttagggctaaaatttagccccagaGCTATTTTTAGCCCTGctggttggagatggccttaggTGACAGCTTATGTGGTCATATCATCAATTATTCCCTAATTTCttattcttttattattttatttttcttaattacaaaaattccTTTCTGTTTTTTcactttcttgattttatcttttaaaccctacttttttttcttctgatctAATCATCTGCGTGACAAATTCATCAAACGTTGTTCTCTTCCTTCCTCCTCTAACCTCTCCTCTCACCTCCTCTTCAATTGATCAATGCCTTCTCAATCCGATTTCGACTCTCATAGTAATAAAGATAACCCATGTCCTTCGGGGGATTGACGGAGCCCCAACCTTGGTATCATTGAAAATAAGCTACGAGGTCAAATCTAACTTTAGAGTTTGAACCCAAGTGTTTGGTACGGATTGCTTAGTCTAATATAGTCGAATTAACCAAAGTTATGCCCACGGAAATGAACGATTCATTTCCATGATTAATTCTTTCAAAGAAACCTCATACGATTTTAACAGGCCTCTGATTCCATTAGTGGATTAGAAGAACCCTCATAAAGCTTGTCAAAGTAATTCATCCCCAGTTGAGGACTTGATCAATCCCAGATCAACTTCTCTTATTAAGATGATACTAAAAGGACATGCAAGATTACCATCATTTCTTGATTCTCCCATTTCCATTATCTCAGTACTGTAATGTCCAACATGTCGATATTGCAGTGGTCAGAGTTCCAATGCGTAGTCAGTCGAAGAGAACAACAAGTTGTCGCGCAGATGATTAGatcagaaagaagaaaaaattgggTTTAAAAGATAAATcaagaaagtgaaaaaagaaaaaggaatttttgtaattaagaaaaaataaaaatataaaaatatatatataattatgctTTGATGATGTGGCTATGCCACATGAAGTGGACTCTAAGTGGTTCTCTAAAATGTGGTTCACCTAACATTTATATCTTTAAAACCATTCTCTTTTGCTGCGAGTAGACCGTCCCTAAAGctttaatcatattttttttttttgtgagaatgAAGCTTTAATCATATTTATGCTTAACTTGTTAACcaaatttatttttcaattcCATTTTCACTATTTCTATTCACCAAAATTGCAGAAGCATATATAAGTACTGTTTAGATGAATTTATCTCATCACTTGCGAGTCCTCATCGATCTCTTCTGTTCAGTTCTAACGTCGAGGAATGAATTCATACTATGTCATTGAATAGTACTCTTAAAGATTAATCTCATACTGAATGGAAATTTGGGACGAGACGAGACATATGTAGCCATACATATAGCCAGGCTATTACCTTCACAAACACAGACCCTCAAGCTTCTTCATCAAACTGACCTGCTTCTCATCAGATAATCTCAAACTACCCTGTTTCTTATTACACGATCTTAGCCTCCTCACCGCAGTTGCAGGGTCTTCATTTTTAACCAGACACCGCTCCACAATTGACCTCATTTCCTTCAACCCTGCCGCACAACTCCCCACTACAACAACACTGCTTCTGTCAATATACACATCACACACCAACAAGTCTCCAAGGTTCTTTGCGTTGCGCTTCAATCTTTGCTTGTTCCTAGCAAGCTCCTTCTCGATCCCATCAAATTTCGAGCAGAGTCCACCCTTTTCAAACCCCGTCTTGATGAATTCATACTGCAGCCGGCCGTCCAATATCTGTATCACCTTCGACCCCGGAACACTAGTACTTCCCAAAACTTCAAGAAGAGCACCAACACTGTCCATAACATCTGGATCTTTGGTCACTCTGGTAGTCGAAAATGTCATGGAACGAAGAACCCTATGCAATGTGCATGAAATGCCATAATGTTCTAAAAACGACTCCACAAAAGGCCAGGCTTGGTCCACCTCTTTATTCCTACTAAGACCTTTAGCGACGTACGCACCAAAAGATGTCACTTCACTCATGCCAGACTTCTCCAATACTGCCGTGTAATCCACCCCACGTTTCTGCAGCACGTGCTTTTTGTAACTCAAAAACTTTTTAATCTTGTTGTTAGACTCTGCCGGATTCACATCACTAACAATGCAGTTTTCCACAATCCTCCTAAACTCTAATACCGAAGCAGCCGAACCCACCGCAGCGGCAGTGTTTTCATTAACATAAAGATGACAAAGCGTCAATGCCGAAATTGCCTCTAGGGATCCGGCAAGCCAGTCCCTTCGTTTAGCAAACTGGTCCGGGCTGATGCCGAACTTAGAGCAGAACCCACCTTCTTGATTCCCAGTCTTAATTAGAGTATGAAATCTCCAATTTCCTTTCAATACTTCCAGTGACAGATGCGGTGGCACTTGAGTTGTTGCAAGAAGTTCGACGACACGCTTGGCCTTGTCGTAATAGTTTCGACCCTTGGTCGTTGGGGTCCTTGAGATTGTTACTGAGCGCTGGGGAAGATTAATTGCGCATGAAATGCCATAGGCATCTAAAGACGACTCCAGCTCCGGCCAGACGTCATGCAACTCTAGTTGTCGTTTTTCAGAGAAGAACGCAGAGAAAGAGGTCTCGTCGTTCGAAGAAGAAGGGCCGGACTTATCCATCTCCATGGAGTCGATGTTCTGGTTCTCCATCTTCACAGACTCGTAGTGATTGTTGACTTTGGTTTGGATAATTGAAACCCTATGCATTGGCTATCTCCTCATGATATGTATTTATACAATTCTATGAGACTGTCAAACGAGCTGGGCCTGCATGGCTTAAGTGGGCTCTTTCGAGCATGTAGCCATGTTTGGCCGGTCTGGTTTAGAAAACGTTAGGTCCGGCCCAGATCACATTTTGGTCATGGGGAAGATATATCTTAAAAATTGTTCAAACTTGAGTACTTTTAGGCTCCAACTTTCAACAGCTGTAAGTAGCAAAGAAGGAATTCAACTTTGTTgcattaattaaattaacttgACTAAGAAAACGAGATAACAAAGTCCAAAAGTGAAGAATATCTTGCCATTTCCATTCCCAAATCAACTAACATCTTTGTTTGTTTCCTTTCCTTGGTCcctaatatttttattttctttgatctTTTCTCTAAACCAATGAACTAAATAAGTTTTGAATCTTTGATGAGCCACTTTTCAATTCAATTTTTGCTCGCATTTTTGTAGTATTGTTTTAATTTAGTGGATGAGTTACGATTTTATAAAATTAAATACCTAAGTAGACTATTTATTGACTAGATTTATGGATTTGGTACCCACCCATTGAGGATGAGGTCCTCTACTATCCAAGGATAGGCATAGCAGTGATAGCACTACTTACTAAAGTGAACTACAAATCAAGACCTCAACACATTTTTTGACAAGTTTAAACAACCAATTACTTTAATCtaaatatatttttaaaaattgCAAATCGAGTTGGACCCAAATTAGGATTTAGAAAAGAAGCACATCCAACATAGACTCAAAGTATATCCCTTCTAATCCATTCAAATTACTCTCTAATTAAGTCAAGTCTCCTAATATTCTCATCactaaaaaagaacaaaaacattgCAGAGCAAAGAGGCTGGCATCCAATCATTTGAGACAGCTCATCAAAACACACAGTAAATATTGACAAAGAGAGATTAAGCATTGATTAATCCGCCCTTAAACCGAAATTTCACTATTTTTTATTCCTAAAATCCTATCCAGCCCcacaagaaaaatagaaaaaaaattaaaaaaaattaaaaattaaaaaatctccgtaaaattataaacaaaagcaagaTTTGAAATGCCGAAAatacaaaggaagaagaagcaaatTAAGATCAGGAGAAAGCTCAGAGTCCTTCGCTGTTCTGGAAATTCCCGGCGGCGGCGTTGAAACGGCGTCGCTTTAAATTTCTGGGTGTGTGGGTGATGGGCGATGAgaagtcgtcgtcgtcgtcaatTGTAATGGCAAGCAGCAGAGACAGAGAGCCGCGAGATCGAGAGCTTCTCATTCCGGTCGCCGACTCCGGCGATGAAGACCTTTCTTCCAAGCCATCTTCGTCTTCGTCCTCCTCGCACCACCTCACTGGCCGCGaggtattgtattgtattgtattgctCTCTCTGTATTTTGGATTAGGGTTCTTTGATTGCTTTTCTGTTCTGTTTGGTTTTGCTGGCCAAAATGTGTGGGAAATTTAAAGGGGAAGCTAAAGTCTCTTGCTTTAATTGCAAATTTGAGTTTGTAGTTTTGTGGGTTGATATTTGTTAGTAAGATTGTAGcttcttgtttgattttaaGAACCAGATTTATGGGCCTATAAATTCCTTTTGATTTTCCACGAGTTTGATTCAATCCATATGCTCCAGTTAGAAGCTCAGATAATTGATTTTCGAGTGCGGTTGGGCTTTTCAACGGGATTTTTTTCAGCTGTGTTTTAGTCTGATTGAGGtgttttgcctgcataatcatGTTTAGAAGTTGAATTTTTTTCGTTATTGTATCCAAGGACAATTAGAATGTAGTATTAGTTTGATCCTTGGTGTATAGTTCAGGACTAAAACTTTTACTTGTGGAaagattttctttgttttgtggaAATTTTTTGTTCGGGAGATTATGATTCGTTACTTTTGTTTCGTGGGCAAAGTTGAGATACACCCTACCTGGttctttgtgtgtgtgtgtgtttttataTAAATTGTCATATTCATTCTGTCTTTTTCATCTCTCTGCAGACTTTTTACAAAGTTTTTAGAAGTTGGGCGTCAAAGAAGTTCATGACTGGATGGTATGAGTGTCTTTTCTTCTGGCTCTTATTTATCCCCAAGTCATGTACATATGCAGTATTAGTTCCTGTTCATATATGTATCTTTGTGTGAATGATCAATTACATGTTCCTGGGAGGGTAAAATCTGATTAAAAGTGATAGAACTTGTTAAAGTTATTAGTTCGAGGCACAAGCACATATTTGGACATGCTAAAATGGAATTCGACCTAGGAGACTGCTGTcatttattaatattatttCTTTGAACTCTTGGATTCTATTACAGTCCAAGAAGTAGTTGTACACTATGTGTCCTACCCTATTGGTAGGTTATCTCAAGAAATTAACATCTTAGGCTCTTATGAGTGTTTGACAGACAGGTTCATGAATTTTTCTGGGTTTAATCATATGGCGTTctaattgttttgtttctttttgtactGTGTACATTTGATGTAGTAGCCAGATTAGATAAAGCTTTAAAGTACgattttctttcttctggaGTGCTCAGTATTTGCTAactcttttgttcttttttcagcGTGATCCTATTTCCAATAGCCATCACTTTCTACATAACTTGGTGGTTTATTCACTTTGTGGATGGCTTCTTCTCTCCAATATATGCTCAGCTAGGAATCAACATTTTCGGTACGTAAATTTTATTCTGCATCACATTGCCTTGACTGCATAGACACAAAGTTCTGTCCAAAAGCCTACGTACCTTCTCTATACCTGTACTCTATGTTCTCATTGAACAACAGTTCCTACCCCTTAGGGAGAGGCAAATCAGATGCCTCTTGTGATGGTACAAGTCAAATCCGACCAGTATCTTTATCAAGTTATATATCCACTGTAAAATCAATGATTTATCTTTATTCACAATGTCGATTTGACCTTTGAACTTCTGTGCACATGTTAGGTCTTGGATTCGTAACTTCCATTACATTCATATTTTTGGTTGGGGTGTTCATGTCATCATGGCTGGGTGCATCTGTCCTGGGTCTCGGTGAGTGGTTTATCAAAAGAATGCCATTCGTTCGTCATATCTACAATGCCTCCAAGCAGATTAGTTCCGCCATATCCCCAGGTGTGCTTTATAATATCTTTCCCTTGTTTGACTGAATGGATATAGGAGGGCAATTAATAATCTTTAGCTTTTTGGTATTCTAGATCAAAACACGCAAGCCTTCAAGGAAGTGGCCATCATAAGGCATCCACGTATTGGAGAATATGCTTTTGGGTTCATTACTTCATCAGTTACCCTTCAGGTCTGAGAATAATTTTTGTGTTCTGAAACTACCTTTAGTTTTATCAGTTACCCTGTAGGTCTGAGAATGATGTTTATTGTTGGTAATTGATATTCAGTCTAATTTTCTCAGCATCCATGTTTTGTTTAACTCACAATTCTTGAAAGCATGGTCTTTGTTCGGTAAATGGTGCCTACTTATATTTACTTTGATTTCTTTAGTATTTTCTtctgttgtttttcttttctctgtcaCTTGCTTTTAAAGACTTGGTTCCTCAGACTAGTTGATGATATCGTTTATTTCTCAGCCTCAAAATGATTGTGGAATAGTGTAAGACTGGAAGCATTGACTTTTACCTTGCATGTGTCATGTTTGGATTTAATGTTGCTTACTGTAGTTTGATCCTTcttatttgttttatattttattttttataatttctcTTCATGAGGGTTATCATCTTGTCCTGTTTTCTTATGATAAATGTTTTAGAAAATAGGTTTTCTGATCCATTGTCCTCTCTGCTAGAAAAGTTTTATACTAGCAGAACGATATACACTACTAGAATATAATACTGGTGTTGTACGTgaatcatttatttattttagttcTTTTAACATGCAGAACTATGCTGGTGATGAGGAATTGTGCTGTGTTTATGTTCCCACGAACCATTTGTATAT encodes the following:
- the LOC133711177 gene encoding protein LIKE COV 1-like, yielding MGDEKSSSSSIVMASSRDREPRDRELLIPVADSGDEDLSSKPSSSSSSSHHLTGRETFYKVFRSWASKKFMTGCVILFPIAITFYITWWFIHFVDGFFSPIYAQLGINIFGLGFVTSITFIFLVGVFMSSWLGASVLGLGEWFIKRMPFVRHIYNASKQISSAISPDQNTQAFKEVAIIRHPRIGEYAFGFITSSVTLQNYAGDEELCCVYVPTNHLYIGDVFLVSTKDVIRPNLSVREGIEIVVSGGMSMPQILSTVDSRIMPVVS